The Rhodocytophaga rosea genome has a segment encoding these proteins:
- a CDS encoding DNA topoisomerase IV subunit B, translating into MADAPHNYNEDSIRSLDWREHIRLRPGMYIGKLGDGSSQDDGIYVLVKEVIDNSIDEHVMGFGKTIEVNISEHRVEVRDYGRGIPLGKVIDCVSKINTGGKYDSGAFQKSVGLNGVGTKAVNALSNYFKVQSYRDGKTKIAEFQQGILTKESNETPTTQRNGTMIIFEPDNTVFKNYRFIPQFLENQIWNYAFLNAGLTINFNGQKFFSQNGLLDLLQRKTNIESLRYPIIHLKGDDIEIALTHGNEYGEEYYSFVNGQYTTQGGTHLAAMREAIVETVRDFFKEKFEASDIRASIVGAISVRVQEPVFESQTKTKLGSINMAPEGQSVRSFVGDFIKKNLDNYLHKNKETADALKKRIQQSERERKDIAGIKKLANERAKKANLHNKKLRDCHIHYNDVIKVDKNNPEDKRYETTLFITEGDSASGSITISRNVQHQAVFSLRGKPLNCFGLTKKIVYENEEFNLLQHALDIEDGMETLRYNKIVIATDADVDGMHIRLLMLTFFLQFFPDLVRNGHLYILETPLFRVRNKKDTIYCYTDEERQKAIKKLGPKPEITRFKGLGEISPNEFKDFIGEDMRLEPIILHKDTSISKLLSYYMGKNTPERQKFIIENLRIEKDLANDDNLPLEAGAA; encoded by the coding sequence ATGGCCGACGCACCACATAATTACAACGAAGACAGCATTAGATCTCTTGACTGGCGGGAACATATCCGCCTGCGACCTGGTATGTACATTGGCAAACTAGGCGATGGCTCCTCTCAGGACGATGGCATTTATGTGCTTGTAAAAGAAGTTATCGACAATTCTATAGATGAACACGTGATGGGGTTTGGGAAAACCATCGAAGTGAACATTTCTGAACACAGGGTGGAAGTGCGCGATTATGGCCGGGGAATACCCTTAGGAAAAGTGATTGATTGTGTTTCCAAGATCAATACGGGTGGAAAATATGATTCCGGCGCTTTTCAGAAATCAGTTGGCTTGAATGGCGTAGGAACCAAAGCAGTAAATGCCTTATCTAACTATTTTAAAGTACAGTCTTACCGGGATGGTAAAACTAAAATAGCTGAATTTCAACAAGGTATACTTACTAAGGAAAGTAACGAAACGCCTACTACGCAGCGGAATGGAACGATGATCATTTTCGAACCGGATAATACAGTTTTTAAAAATTACCGGTTTATACCCCAGTTCCTTGAAAACCAGATCTGGAACTATGCTTTTCTGAATGCGGGACTTACTATCAATTTCAATGGGCAAAAGTTTTTTTCCCAGAATGGTTTATTAGACCTTTTACAACGGAAAACAAATATAGAAAGCCTCCGGTATCCTATTATCCACCTGAAAGGCGATGACATTGAAATTGCCCTTACCCATGGAAATGAATATGGCGAGGAGTATTACTCGTTTGTAAACGGACAGTATACTACCCAGGGCGGAACGCACCTTGCTGCGATGCGGGAAGCAATAGTAGAGACGGTGAGGGATTTTTTCAAAGAAAAATTTGAAGCTTCTGACATCCGGGCTTCTATTGTAGGAGCGATTAGTGTGCGGGTACAGGAACCAGTGTTCGAATCCCAGACCAAAACAAAATTAGGTTCTATTAATATGGCGCCTGAAGGGCAAAGTGTACGATCCTTTGTGGGAGATTTTATTAAAAAGAACCTGGATAACTACCTCCATAAAAATAAAGAGACAGCGGATGCGCTAAAAAAACGCATTCAGCAATCGGAACGGGAACGCAAGGATATTGCCGGTATCAAAAAACTGGCGAATGAGCGGGCGAAAAAAGCAAACCTACACAACAAAAAACTCCGCGATTGCCACATTCATTATAACGATGTGATCAAGGTAGATAAGAACAATCCGGAAGATAAACGCTATGAAACTACCCTCTTCATTACAGAAGGAGATTCAGCCAGCGGCTCTATTACCATTTCCAGGAATGTGCAGCACCAGGCCGTATTCAGCTTACGTGGGAAACCGTTGAACTGCTTTGGCCTGACCAAGAAAATCGTATACGAGAACGAAGAATTTAACTTATTGCAGCATGCCCTCGACATTGAAGATGGCATGGAAACCTTGCGTTACAATAAAATCGTGATTGCTACCGATGCTGATGTAGATGGCATGCACATCCGCTTGCTGATGCTTACGTTCTTTCTGCAATTCTTCCCGGATCTGGTCCGGAACGGGCATCTGTATATACTGGAAACTCCTTTATTCAGGGTACGCAATAAGAAAGACACCATCTATTGTTATACCGACGAAGAACGGCAGAAAGCAATTAAAAAGCTGGGACCAAAACCTGAGATCACCAGATTTAAAGGACTGGGAGAAATTTCACCCAATGAATTTAAAGACTTCATCGGAGAGGATATGCGCCTGGAACCAATTATTCTGCACAAGGATACCTCTATCTCTAAACTGCTGAGTTATTATATGGGTAAAAATACACCGGAACGCCAGAAGTTTATTATTGAAAACCTTCGCATAGAGAAAGACCTGGCCAATGATGATAATCTGCCACTTGAGGCTGGCGCAGCATAA
- a CDS encoding nucleotidyltransferase family protein — MPRSSIGLIILAAGASTRMGSPKQLLPFSGKSLIRYSVQNALASKCFPIVVVLGANKDLIKLELEDLPVFVAENPDWKQGMASSIHAGLEMLLTAYPGVKGGIIMLCDQPFVTTLFLNHLVDTFEKDQRHIIASYYGNDFGVPAVFPKKLFDELSALEGNAGAKKLIQQYSAEVIPVVFPEGLVDIDTPEDYLGLQSL; from the coding sequence ATGCCCAGATCTAGCATAGGACTGATTATACTGGCAGCAGGTGCTTCTACCCGGATGGGCTCACCCAAACAATTACTTCCCTTTTCAGGCAAAAGCCTGATCCGCTATAGTGTACAAAATGCCCTGGCCTCTAAATGTTTTCCGATTGTAGTGGTGCTGGGTGCTAATAAAGACCTCATCAAATTAGAACTCGAAGATCTTCCCGTGTTTGTGGCCGAAAACCCGGATTGGAAGCAAGGAATGGCTTCATCAATTCATGCTGGTTTAGAGATGCTGCTCACTGCATATCCTGGTGTAAAAGGGGGAATTATAATGCTCTGTGACCAGCCCTTCGTCACTACTTTGTTCCTCAATCATCTGGTGGATACATTTGAGAAGGATCAGAGACACATTATTGCATCCTATTACGGAAATGATTTTGGTGTACCGGCCGTTTTTCCCAAAAAACTTTTCGATGAACTGTCTGCTTTAGAAGGAAATGCCGGTGCCAAAAAATTAATACAACAGTATTCTGCAGAAGTAATTCCTGTGGTTTTCCCTGAAGGCCTGGTCGATATTGACACTCCCGAAGACTATTTAGGGCTACAAAGTTTATAA
- a CDS encoding XdhC family protein: MKELKRIIEVYENIDFTQRKAAMATVVKLYGSSYRRPGARMLITDDGRWEGAISGGCLEGDALRKARQVMSTGEPMLVTYDTMDDENADSLAVGLGCNGIIDVLIEPIIPDHIYNPISLFKTYTTHSVRDTAVLMTVFRTEGEPDLQVGERFLLLNDGTLHPSTTKNLPLFLQQDLTKVAQGGKSQVKLYEQPSGKIEAFLEVLHPGIHLVIFGGGYDATPVVRLAKEVGWHVTVSDDCVAHLTPIRFPQANAMVNANRKEILQHIPITPFTATVLMSHNYKYDMAVMENLLTTQVPYIGMLGPRKRFQKMLEQFESQGKTFDIEIINRVHSPIGLDLGAETPDEIALSIISEIQAVFAGRKGEFLKQKPGFIHERSQQQVEISSE; this comes from the coding sequence ATGAAAGAGCTTAAGAGAATCATAGAAGTCTATGAAAATATAGATTTTACCCAGCGGAAGGCCGCTATGGCTACCGTTGTGAAATTATATGGTTCATCTTACCGCCGGCCCGGTGCCCGGATGCTGATTACAGACGATGGGCGATGGGAAGGAGCTATTAGCGGAGGTTGTCTGGAAGGAGATGCTTTACGGAAAGCCCGCCAGGTAATGTCCACTGGCGAACCTATGCTGGTGACCTATGATACCATGGATGATGAAAATGCAGATAGCCTGGCTGTTGGACTAGGGTGTAATGGAATTATTGATGTATTGATCGAGCCCATCATTCCTGACCATATTTATAATCCGATTAGCCTGTTTAAAACCTATACAACACATTCTGTTCGGGATACTGCTGTTTTGATGACTGTTTTCAGAACGGAAGGTGAACCTGATTTACAGGTTGGCGAACGTTTTCTGTTATTGAATGATGGCACGCTTCATCCATCTACTACTAAAAATTTGCCCCTGTTTTTGCAGCAGGACCTTACCAAAGTTGCCCAGGGTGGCAAATCTCAGGTAAAATTATATGAACAACCTTCCGGAAAAATAGAAGCGTTTCTGGAAGTATTACATCCAGGTATTCATCTGGTGATATTTGGAGGAGGCTACGATGCCACTCCGGTGGTAAGGTTAGCCAAAGAAGTAGGCTGGCATGTAACGGTATCAGATGATTGTGTTGCACATTTAACTCCTATCCGTTTTCCGCAGGCAAATGCCATGGTGAATGCCAACCGGAAAGAGATTCTGCAGCATATTCCCATCACTCCTTTTACTGCCACTGTGCTCATGTCGCACAATTACAAATACGACATGGCTGTAATGGAAAACCTGCTTACTACCCAAGTACCCTATATTGGCATGCTGGGACCAAGAAAACGCTTTCAGAAAATGCTGGAGCAGTTTGAATCCCAGGGAAAAACTTTTGATATAGAAATCATCAACCGGGTACATAGCCCGATAGGCTTAGATCTGGGTGCTGAAACGCCGGACGAGATCGCTTTGTCTATTATTTCGGAGATTCAGGCAGTTTTTGCCGGGAGAAAGGGAGAATTCCTCAAACAAAAGCCAGGATTTATCCACGAACGTAGCCAGCAGCAGGTTGAAATAAGCAGTGAATAG
- a CDS encoding c-type cytochrome — MKLKFLAVPLFIAGSFGLYSFDSKPVEPAPKQQGDPLAKSIAAGKTLYTTYCQVCHQENGMGIEGAFPPLAKSDYLMGDAKRAIGVVKNGLQGEVTVNGKKYNNVMPPQPLTDEQVAQVLNYVRNSWGNKGKIITTAEAKAVAKK, encoded by the coding sequence ATGAAGTTAAAATTCTTAGCAGTTCCTTTATTTATTGCCGGCTCATTCGGCTTGTACTCTTTCGATTCCAAGCCTGTAGAACCGGCACCGAAGCAACAAGGAGATCCTTTAGCCAAGAGTATTGCGGCCGGAAAAACGTTGTACACCACCTATTGCCAGGTATGCCATCAGGAGAATGGTATGGGTATTGAAGGTGCCTTTCCTCCCTTAGCCAAATCTGACTATCTGATGGGAGATGCTAAACGGGCTATTGGTGTTGTGAAGAATGGCTTACAGGGTGAAGTAACCGTGAATGGAAAAAAATATAACAATGTGATGCCTCCACAACCCTTAACGGATGAGCAAGTAGCACAGGTGTTAAATTATGTACGTAATAGCTGGGGCAACAAAGGTAAAATTATTACTACCGCTGAAGCCAAAGCCGTAGCAAAAAAATAG
- a CDS encoding xanthine dehydrogenase family protein molybdopterin-binding subunit has translation MVNNNTTAINRRSFIKVSSLSGVALTLGFAWPVAGKERQAVLQRIDKDTPSSKELNPFVIIEGTGKITLMLHKPEMGQGTYQSMPVILAEELEVRLDQVEIKMAKADKKYGDMGVGGSNSVKGSWMLLRQVGAAAREMLIAAAAQTWNIPAAECYAKEGKVYTKTGSKSLTYGELVEKASKLEAPKEPRLKDPKNFKLIGKAVPRPDILNKVDGTAQFGIDVKVPGMLYASIERAPVFHAKVKNLDDTAAKAVQGVKQVLPSERKLNKNTFHGVAVLADNYWAAVQGRKVLKIEWDNADFNQVNTGSLYKKFNDLAKGEGHISHQAGDFDKTFAEASKKVEAIYELPFAAHAPMEPQNTVAYVQGDKCEIWSPTQVPDWALGEVAAYLKIPAENITLNITFIGGGFGRRLFFDSIMEAVHLSKQANAPVKVVWTREDDMTQGPFRPGTLSSLKAGLDASGKPMAFQHKVVAPSIGYDNFGSKDPQRKEDEGAMEGIKDSAYEIPNIKYNNIYAETTMPLGWWRAVYSTTTAFAHESFIDEMAHAVGKDPVAFRLGMIGKNTRMKNLLTFMAEKSNWNKTMPKGWGKGVAIWQFFAGQAGHVVFVSNTNGKLKIEKIVACIDCGTAVNPDNVKAQVEGATVMALMAALKDQITFENGKAVQSNFHNYRMMRINEIPPVEVHILPSTDKPDGVGEPGLPPLAPALGNAVFAATGKRIRKLPFNLEEV, from the coding sequence ATGGTAAATAACAATACGACTGCTATTAACCGGCGTTCTTTTATAAAGGTATCCAGTCTGTCTGGAGTTGCTTTAACCTTAGGATTTGCATGGCCTGTAGCTGGCAAGGAGCGTCAAGCAGTTTTACAACGGATTGATAAAGACACGCCTTCCTCGAAAGAACTCAATCCTTTTGTCATCATTGAGGGTACTGGAAAAATTACGCTCATGCTGCATAAGCCTGAAATGGGACAGGGCACATACCAGTCTATGCCGGTCATTCTGGCTGAAGAACTGGAAGTCCGTTTGGATCAGGTGGAAATCAAAATGGCAAAAGCGGATAAGAAGTACGGAGATATGGGGGTAGGCGGTAGCAACAGTGTAAAAGGTTCCTGGATGCTACTTCGTCAGGTCGGTGCAGCTGCGAGAGAAATGCTCATTGCCGCTGCTGCCCAGACCTGGAATATTCCGGCGGCTGAATGTTATGCCAAAGAAGGAAAAGTATATACGAAAACAGGTTCAAAGAGTCTTACCTATGGCGAACTGGTAGAAAAAGCCAGCAAACTCGAAGCGCCAAAAGAACCCAGGTTAAAAGATCCTAAAAATTTTAAACTAATTGGTAAAGCTGTTCCCAGGCCAGACATTCTCAATAAAGTGGATGGCACAGCCCAATTCGGCATCGATGTAAAAGTGCCGGGCATGTTGTATGCTTCCATTGAACGGGCACCTGTGTTTCATGCTAAGGTGAAAAATTTAGATGACACTGCTGCCAAAGCGGTACAAGGTGTAAAGCAGGTGTTACCATCTGAAAGAAAGCTCAACAAAAATACCTTTCATGGAGTAGCGGTGCTGGCCGATAATTACTGGGCAGCCGTTCAAGGGAGAAAAGTATTGAAGATTGAATGGGATAACGCTGATTTTAATCAAGTTAATACTGGTAGCTTATATAAGAAGTTTAATGACCTGGCAAAAGGTGAAGGACATATATCTCACCAGGCTGGGGATTTTGACAAGACATTTGCTGAGGCTTCAAAAAAAGTAGAAGCGATCTATGAATTGCCCTTTGCTGCCCATGCTCCTATGGAACCACAGAATACGGTGGCTTATGTACAAGGCGATAAATGCGAAATATGGTCGCCAACACAAGTACCAGACTGGGCATTGGGTGAGGTAGCCGCTTATCTAAAAATCCCGGCAGAAAATATTACCCTGAACATTACTTTCATTGGAGGAGGCTTTGGCCGGAGGCTCTTTTTCGACTCCATCATGGAGGCTGTACATCTTTCCAAACAAGCCAATGCGCCGGTTAAGGTAGTATGGACCCGGGAGGACGATATGACACAAGGTCCCTTCCGTCCTGGAACACTCAGCAGCCTGAAAGCTGGTCTGGATGCCAGTGGAAAACCGATGGCATTTCAGCACAAAGTTGTTGCTCCTTCTATTGGCTATGATAACTTTGGCAGCAAAGATCCTCAGCGAAAGGAAGATGAAGGAGCAATGGAAGGCATCAAGGATAGTGCGTATGAAATTCCGAATATTAAATACAATAACATTTACGCTGAAACTACTATGCCCCTAGGTTGGTGGCGTGCCGTATATTCCACGACTACTGCCTTCGCACATGAGAGCTTTATAGATGAAATGGCCCATGCCGTAGGCAAAGATCCGGTGGCATTCCGGCTGGGTATGATCGGGAAAAACACCAGGATGAAAAACCTGCTCACCTTTATGGCTGAAAAAAGCAACTGGAACAAAACAATGCCCAAGGGCTGGGGCAAGGGAGTAGCGATATGGCAGTTCTTCGCCGGGCAAGCTGGGCATGTGGTGTTTGTTTCTAATACCAATGGAAAACTTAAAATAGAAAAAATTGTTGCCTGTATCGACTGCGGCACAGCTGTAAACCCAGATAATGTGAAAGCGCAGGTGGAAGGAGCAACCGTTATGGCCTTAATGGCTGCCCTCAAAGACCAGATCACCTTTGAGAATGGCAAAGCAGTGCAGAGTAATTTTCATAATTACCGCATGATGCGCATCAATGAAATTCCACCAGTGGAGGTACATATTCTGCCTAGCACAGATAAGCCAGATGGCGTGGGTGAACCTGGTTTACCGCCATTGGCTCCGGCATTAGGAAATGCAGTTTTTGCCGCTACTGGTAAGCGCATACGTAAATTGCCCTTCAATTTAGAAGAAGTATAA
- a CDS encoding xanthine dehydrogenase family protein molybdopterin-binding subunit, whose translation MNMLDKPLKRRKFLQLTGLSGTALALGFYFPASGKAISTGATLYNISSVPPAGLELTAFIIIDTTGKITLINPRPDMGQGSFQAIPMLLAEELEVNLDQVEIRQSDGRSKFGNQLSGGSGSVRSSWEPLRKAGAAAREMLVQAAANKWKVNIADCYAEDGKVINRKNKASLPYGQLVEEAAKLEVPKEPRLKDPKDFKKLTKSLPRPDVPLKVDGTAVFGIDVKVPGMLYASIERSPVIHGKVVKFDDSKAKAIKGVKQVLLAERPMPHKTTQSVAVIADHYWAALQGRKALSITWEDGTYNTVSTSNYFNELKELAKSEGAIYKVVGKFKEALAGASKILEAQYETPFAAHAPMEPENAVASVKEDSCEIWAPVQAPDWLVGQVATYLKIKPENVKVNVTFLGGAFGRKAYYDYVLEAVYLSKQVKAPVKLIWTREDDTMQGPFRPGMLSVMRGGVDQKGNVVAFEHKAVGASIQHQVFKADLKGKADDWVMECIGPDSSPYAFANASYSHILAETDIPIVWWRSVYCSTSAFGQECFVDELAHAAGKDPMDFRIALFEKAPRFKQVLQTLAQKSDWYTKLPAGKARGVAIVKSFESICAHAVTVAKTDEGIKVEKVVCVIDCGMTVNQDNVKAQTEGNIIMGITAAVKDPITVENGKTVQSNFHNYRVLHINEVPQMEIHIMQNQEAPGGVGEPGLPPIAPALANAVFGLTGKRIRRLPFRLDRV comes from the coding sequence ATGAACATGCTAGACAAACCCTTGAAACGCCGCAAGTTTTTACAGCTCACCGGATTATCCGGTACAGCCTTAGCGCTCGGATTTTATTTTCCTGCGAGTGGCAAAGCCATTTCAACTGGTGCTACCTTATATAATATCAGTTCGGTGCCGCCAGCCGGTCTTGAGCTTACTGCATTTATCATCATCGATACAACTGGAAAAATCACACTCATTAACCCCCGTCCGGATATGGGGCAGGGTTCTTTCCAGGCGATACCCATGTTATTAGCCGAAGAACTGGAAGTAAACCTGGACCAGGTAGAAATCAGGCAGTCCGATGGGCGCAGTAAATTCGGTAACCAACTCTCCGGAGGAAGTGGCAGTGTGCGTTCATCCTGGGAACCTCTACGCAAAGCCGGAGCGGCTGCCAGAGAAATGCTGGTGCAGGCAGCTGCTAATAAGTGGAAGGTGAACATAGCCGATTGTTATGCTGAAGATGGAAAAGTAATCAACAGAAAAAACAAGGCTAGTTTACCATACGGGCAGCTGGTAGAGGAGGCTGCCAAACTGGAAGTGCCTAAAGAACCCAGGCTCAAAGACCCCAAGGATTTTAAGAAACTCACCAAATCACTGCCCCGTCCGGATGTACCTCTGAAAGTGGATGGCACCGCTGTTTTTGGCATCGATGTAAAAGTGCCTGGAATGCTGTATGCTTCTATTGAGCGTTCTCCGGTCATTCACGGCAAAGTGGTAAAGTTCGACGATAGTAAAGCCAAAGCCATCAAAGGAGTAAAACAGGTACTGCTTGCCGAACGCCCCATGCCGCACAAAACCACCCAGAGTGTAGCTGTGATTGCCGATCATTACTGGGCTGCATTACAAGGTAGAAAAGCCCTCAGTATCACCTGGGAGGATGGAACATACAATACCGTCAGTACAAGTAATTATTTTAATGAATTAAAGGAACTGGCTAAAAGTGAGGGGGCTATCTATAAAGTAGTGGGTAAATTTAAAGAAGCCCTTGCAGGTGCATCTAAGATTCTGGAAGCCCAGTATGAAACTCCTTTTGCTGCCCATGCGCCGATGGAACCAGAAAATGCAGTGGCTTCTGTAAAAGAAGATAGTTGCGAAATATGGGCACCAGTACAAGCCCCAGACTGGCTGGTAGGACAAGTGGCTACATACCTGAAAATAAAACCGGAGAATGTAAAAGTAAATGTAACATTCCTGGGAGGTGCTTTTGGTAGAAAAGCCTATTACGATTATGTATTGGAGGCAGTGTATTTGTCTAAACAGGTAAAAGCGCCGGTTAAACTGATCTGGACCAGAGAAGATGATACCATGCAGGGACCTTTCCGGCCCGGAATGCTAAGTGTGATGCGGGGAGGAGTAGATCAGAAGGGCAATGTGGTTGCTTTCGAACATAAAGCGGTTGGTGCTTCTATCCAGCATCAGGTATTTAAAGCCGATTTAAAAGGCAAAGCTGATGATTGGGTCATGGAATGTATTGGTCCTGATTCGAGTCCATATGCGTTTGCCAATGCTTCCTATAGCCATATACTGGCAGAAACCGACATTCCTATTGTGTGGTGGCGCTCCGTATATTGTTCAACCAGTGCTTTCGGTCAGGAATGTTTTGTGGATGAACTCGCCCATGCGGCCGGTAAAGACCCGATGGATTTCCGGATTGCCCTATTTGAAAAAGCGCCCAGGTTTAAGCAGGTCTTACAGACTCTAGCCCAGAAATCAGACTGGTATACCAAACTTCCGGCTGGCAAAGCGAGAGGGGTAGCCATAGTAAAATCCTTCGAGAGCATCTGTGCCCATGCGGTGACTGTAGCAAAAACTGACGAAGGCATTAAAGTGGAGAAGGTGGTTTGTGTGATCGATTGCGGTATGACGGTAAATCAGGATAATGTGAAAGCGCAAACGGAAGGCAATATCATTATGGGGATAACGGCTGCTGTAAAGGATCCAATTACCGTTGAGAATGGCAAAACCGTACAGAGTAATTTCCATAACTACCGGGTATTGCATATCAATGAAGTGCCACAAATGGAAATTCATATTATGCAAAACCAGGAAGCACCTGGTGGCGTAGGAGAACCTGGATTGCCGCCTATTGCGCCAGCCCTTGCTAATGCAGTGTTTGGCCTTACTGGTAAACGCATCCGCAGGCTTCCTTTCCGCTTAGATAGGGTGTAG
- a CDS encoding (2Fe-2S)-binding protein, which produces MAQFTLNVNGQKHTVDVDPQMPLLWVIRDFVGLTGTKFGCGMAQCGACTIHLDGAATRSCVLPVSAVAGKQITTIEGLSTDRSHPVQKAWIKEQVPQCGYCQSGQIMSAVALLKKNPKPTDTDIDAAMQGNICRCGTYQRIRKAIHTASIEMGASSKVD; this is translated from the coding sequence ATGGCTCAATTTACTTTAAACGTCAACGGACAAAAGCATACCGTAGATGTAGATCCACAGATGCCGCTTTTGTGGGTCATACGCGATTTTGTAGGCTTAACCGGTACTAAGTTTGGCTGTGGGATGGCCCAGTGCGGTGCCTGTACCATTCACTTAGATGGTGCTGCTACCCGTTCTTGTGTGTTGCCGGTTTCTGCCGTAGCTGGTAAACAAATCACCACCATCGAAGGCCTTTCCACTGATCGCAGTCATCCAGTACAGAAAGCCTGGATCAAAGAACAGGTTCCGCAATGTGGGTATTGCCAGTCGGGACAGATCATGTCGGCAGTAGCCTTGCTGAAAAAGAATCCCAAACCGACTGATACGGATATTGATGCAGCCATGCAGGGGAATATTTGCCGCTGTGGTACCTATCAGCGGATACGCAAAGCGATTCACACCGCTTCTATTGAAATGGGGGCATCTTCAAAAGTTGATTAA